GAGCGCGCCTCGCACGAGCCCGCAGAGCACCCGTCGGCCCCCATTCCGATCGTCGGACCCGGAATAGGAGAGTCGTTCCGGGTGCCGCTCGGCGAGACGGGCCTCGACACCTTCCCGCTCATGCTCGGTGCCGCCGAGTTCGGGTGGAACGTCGATCTGGAGACGAGCCACGGGATCCTCGACCGCTACGTCGAGTTCGGTGGCAACGCCGTGCACACGGCCGACGGCTTCTCCGGCGGTCGCAGCGAGCACATCATCGGACAGTGGTTGCGTTCTCGCGGTCTGCGCGAGCGCACGCTGCTGAGCGTGCGGATCGGCGCCCACGCGGACAACCCCGGACTGGGGTCGGTCAACCTCGTGCGTGCCGTCGAAGGATCACTGACACGTCTCGGGGTCGAGCGCATCGACGTCCTGCATCTCGATGCGACGCTCGACTCGACGACGAATCTGGAAGACACCCTCGCGACCGTCGAATGGCTCGCCGACGCCGGCAAGGTCGGCGCGGTCGGCGCGTTCGGATTCGCGCCGGAGCGCCTTGTCGAGGCGCGTATCCTCGCTTCCGCGGGTTACCCCCGCATCGAGGTGATCGATGCACCGTACAACCTCATCCGTCGGCAGCCGTTCGAGGGCGACCTGCGTCTCGTCGCCGGGGCGCAGAGTCTGGCCGTGACTCCTTCGCATGCCCTCGAACACGGGTTCCTGTCGGGGAGGCATCGCCGGAAGGCTCTCACGTCGCAGGGAGTGCGCGGCGAACAGCTGCGGGGTCATCTGAACCGTCGGGGCATCAAGATCCTCCGTGCGCTCGACCAGGTCGCCGAAGAGCTCTCCGTGCCCGTGGCCGCCGTGTCGATCGCCTGGTTGTTGGCGCAACGCACGATCGCCGCCCCGATCGTCAACACCTTCGCGACCGAGCACGTCGACGAACTCATGCAGGGCGCGGGCGTCACGCTGTCGCGCGCGCAGCTCGCCGAGCTCACCCGTGCCGGCAACTGAGCACCGTCGCACCCGTGACGTAGGGTGGAAGAGAAGCCCGGCGAATGCTGGCAATGAAGCGAGCGGGTTGTGACGCACTACATCTATCTGGTCAGACACGGTGAACATCAGGATGCCGAGCATGGCCTCGCCGACGGACCGCTGTCCCCGCGAGGACAGCGTCAGGCGGAACTGATCGCCGACCGGCTGTCCGGCCTCCCTCTCGACGCCGTGTGGCATTCGCCGCTGCTCCGGGCCAATGAGACCGCTCGTGCCATCGCCGGGCGCATCCCCTCCGTGGTGCCCGAGCCGACCGCATTGCTGTTCGACTGCGTGCCGACAGGGATGACGGAAGACACTCCTGCGGTGTTCGAGCCGTTCTTCGGGTCTGTCACCGACGCGGAGATCGACGCAGGCCGTGCTCAGATGTTCGATGCCGTGAACGAGTTCCTGGTGCGCAAGACCGGTGATGTGCATGAGGTGCTCATCACTCACAACTTCGTCATCTCGTGGTTCGTGCGCGAGGTGCTGGGTGCGCCGGAGTGGCGTTGGATGACGCTGAACCAGGCGCACTGCGGACTCACGGTGATCGCGCAGAAGCAGGGGCGACCGTGGACGCTCCTCAACCACAACGACACGGGGCATCTCCCGGTCGAGTTGCGTACGGGCATCCCCGACGCCATGCCCGTCTGAGCCCGCCGGCGCGGAGCGCTCGGGTTCGGCGGCCCGCGCGCCCTGGACGGCCGGACGCGGACCGCTCAATAGACTGGACGCATGACCACGCAGGTAGCACTCGTCGGCGGAACCGGGAAGCTCGGCACCATCATCCACTCGGTGATCGACGAGCTGGAGGGCTTCGAGGTGAGCCGCGTGCTGACGTCGAGGAGCGACCTGTCGGACCTCGATGGAGCAGGCCTCGTCGTCGATGCCTCCACACCGCAGGTGAGCATCGACGTGGTGCGCACGGCTGTCGAGCACGGACTCAACGTGCTGGTCGCCACGTCCGGGTGGTCGGCCGAGCGCATCGCGTTGGTGCGCCCGCTCGTCGACGCGGCCGGCACCGGAGTCGTGTTCATCCCCAACTTCTCCCTCGGCTCGGTCCTGGGCTCTGCTCTCGCCGCCGCTGCGGCACCGTTCTTCGGCTCTGCGGAGATCATCGAAGCGCATCGTGAGACCAAGATCGACTCGCCCAGCGGCACGGCCGTGCGCACGGCCGAGCTCATCGCCGCCGCTCGTGTCGAGCAGGGCCCCGTGAGCGCACCGCATGCCGACCAGCGCGCCCGTGGTCAGCAGGTCGGAAGCGTTCCGATCCACTCGCTGCGCCGCCCCGGCGTGGTCGCCAAGCAGGAGGTGATCCTGTCCGGCCCGGGCGAATCGCTCACCTTCACGCACGACACGATCGAGCCCGCTCTGGCCTATGCTCCCGGCATCCGGCTCGCGGTTCCGTTCGCGGCGCAGGCCACCGGTGTGGTGGTCGGCCTCGAGAACATGATCGACATCGGCATCCGCGCATGATCTCGCGCATCAGCGTCGGCATCATGGGTCTGTGCTTGGCCCTGTACATCGTGGTGGTCGGCCAGCGCGCCGTCCTCATGCTCACGACAGGCGAGCCGATCGCCATCGCCTTGGGCGTGGCACTGCTCGTGATGCCGCTGATCGGTGCCTGGGCGCTGATCCGCGAGATGCAGTTCGGGTTCGCCGCTGATCGCCTCGGCCGCACACTGGATGCCGAGGGCGGGATGCCGGAGGCCGAGACGGAGCTCACCCCCAGCGGGCGGATCGCGCGCACCGATGCAGACCCGCTGATCGCGCGCTACGTCGCCGAGGCGGATGCGGAGCCGACGGCATGGAGGCCGATGTTCCGCCTCGGCGTCGTGCAGGACGCGTCCGGACGTCGCAAGGACGCCCGGGCGAGCATCCGCGAGGCGATCAGGCTCTCACGCCTCTGACCCGCGACCGCTCAGGCGAGGGTCGCCTCGAGCGTGATCTCAATGCCGGCGAGTGCCTGGGACACCGGGCAGCCGGTCTTCGCTCCGTTCGCGATCTCCTGGAAGGCTTCGGGAGCGATGCCGGGGACGACGGCGTTGACGTTGAGGTGGCTGCCGGTGATGCCGACGCCCGGCTTGAAGGTGACCGAGGCGCTCGTGTCGACACGCTCAGGAGGGGTGCCGTTCTCGCTCAGGGCGTGGGAGAGAGCCATGCTGAAGCAGGAGGCATGAGCGGCGGCGATGAGCTCCTCGGGCGTGGTGGTGGTGTCGCTGCCCTCGCTGCGCGCCTTCCAGTTGATCGGGAAGGTGCCCAGCTTCGACGACGAGAAGGCGACCGTTCCCGAGCCCTCTGCGAGTGATCCGGTCCAGGTGGTGGTCGCTTCGCTGGTGACGGGCATGATTCCTCCGGTTCTCGCGCCGGGCTCGGTGTGCCCGCGGTGCGTTGGGGCCAGCCTAGCGATCGGGCGGAGTCGACGGAACTCCGCTCAGGCGGCGGAGGCAGCGCGTCCGAGCAGCCCTGCCCGCTGCAGCAGGAGGTACAGCTGGCATCCGAGGCAGAGGCCGATGGCGGCGTTCAGGAACGCGGCGATGAAGGCGGCTGCGGTCGCGATCGGTAGCGCCCAGGGCACGCCGACCAGGTGCAGGATGAGGCCGATCGTGACCACGAACAGTCCGACTCCCTGCGCGAAACGAGGTGGTCGTGGATCCTCGAGCTCGCTCGGCGGGGCGAGACGCGGACGGATCGCGCGGCGGAAGAGCGCTCCCCAGGGTGCGGTTCCCGGCGAAACGACGCTCCACAGGAACAGCAGCGCGATGAGCAGTGTGAGCAGGAAGCCGGGATCGACGAGTCGCGCGCCGAACGACACCGTGGCTGCCACGGGCGAGACACCGATGAGCCCGAGGAACGTCGCGATCAGCAGCAGGACGGTGGTGATCGTCGCGGCGAAGCGCGGGCCTCGCGGATCGATACCGGCGGGAGTGGTCATCTCTGCTCCAGTCTTCGCGCCTCAGACGGCGGCGAGGGCCTCGGTGAGGGCGTGCCGCTGCGGCACGCCATGAAAGCGGGCGCGGACGGCGCCTGTGCGATCGACGAGGAACGTCGTCGGCGTCTGCAATACGCGATAGCGCGCAGAGAGGTCGGGGCGATGGGTGAGGTCGACCTCGACGTGGGCGATGCCGTCTTCCTGCGCGACGTAGCCGCCGAGCATCCGCCGCACCTGAGGGCACCGCGTGCACATCTCCGTGCTGAACTGCACGAGCGTCGCCCGGGAGCCGAGATCCGCAGGGGCGGCATCGCGTGCGTCGAAGCGCAGTTCCCCACCGCCGCGGCGCCGTCCGTCACGACGGCGGAGCACGACACCGGCCAGCGCGGTCAGCACCAGAAGTGCTGCCGCGAAGACGAGAGCGACGTCAGGCGACATGGGTCGAGAGTACGTCCCCGTGGACAGGGCAGGGGCCGTTCCGACATATGACGACATGAACCGCGGAACAGCGCCTCCGCCCGCTCCTGCGATGCGAAAGGTATCGTTGCTGTCATGAGCGCAGCCGTCCCGACGCCGTATGAAGACCTGCTCCGCGACGTTCTCGAAAGTGGAACGCACAAGTCGGATCGCACGGGTACCGGAACGACGAGCGTGTTCGGTCGACAGATCCGCTTCGACCTGTCTCAGGGTTTCCCGCTGATCACGACGAAGCGCGTGCACTTCAAGTCGATCGCCTACGAGCTGTTGTGGTTCCTGCGCGGTGAGTCGAACGTGCGCTGGCTGCAAGAGAACGGCGTGTCGATCTGGGACGAATGGGCCGACGAGTCCGGCGACCTCGGCCCCGTCTACGGTGTGCAGTGGCGATCCTGGCCGAAACCGGGGGGCGAGAGCATCGACCAGCTGTCCGAGGTCATCGAGCAGATCCGGCGTTCACCCGATTCGCGCCGGCTGATCGTATCCGCCTGGAACCCCGCCGACATCCCCGACATGGCACTCGCACCGTGTCATGCCCTGTTCCAGTTCTACGTCGCTGACGGCAAGCTCTCCTGCCAGCTCTATCAGCGCAGCGCGGACATGTTCCTCGGCGTCCCGTTCAACATCGCCTCGTATGCGTTGCTCACGATGATGATCGCGCAGCAGGTCGGCCTCGAGCCGGGCGACTTCGTCTGGACCGGCGGAGACTGCCATGTCTACGACAATCACGTCGAACAGGTACGGGAACAGCTTTCCCGCGATGCGTACCCGTATCCCACGCTCAGGTTCGCCCGGACGCCGGAGTCGATCTTCGACTACCGCTTCGACGACTTCGTGGTGGAGGAGTATCAGCACCATCCGGCCATCCGCGCGGCGGTGGCGGTATGACCTGGGTCGGTCTGGTCTGGGCCGAGGCGAAGGGCGGCGTGATCGGTGCAGAGGGCGGCATGCCCTGGCATGTTCCGGAGGACCTTGCACACTTCAAAGAGGTGACGCTCGGCGCTCCGGTCGTGATGGGGCGGAAGACCTGGGACTCGTTGCCGGACCGTTTCCGGCCGCTGCCCGGCCGCGACAACATCGTCGTCACGCGCCAGCAGCAGTGGAGTGCCGAGGGCGCTCACCGCGCCGCCACGGTGGCTGACGCCGTCCGAGGGCAGGATCGTGTCTGGATCATCGGGGGAGCCGAGATCTTCCGTCAGGTGATCGGGGACGCCGATCGGCTGGAGGTCACCGAGCTCGAACTCGAGGTGGCAGGCGACGCGTACGCACCGCCGAAGACCGGTTGGCGACTCGTGGACGAGGGGGAGTGGCAGACCTCGCGTTCCGGCGTGCGGTACCGCTTCCTCGGGTACGAGCGCTGATGCCCACCGCGCTCATCACGGGAGCCAGCGCTGGTCTGGGCGCCGAGTTCGCGCACCAACTGGCGCGACGGCGAGCCGACCTCATCCTCGTCGCGCGCTCCGACGACGCCCTGCAGGACCTGGCGAGCAGTCTTCGCAGCGAGTACGGCGTCGCCGTCGACGTCCTCGTGGCCGACCTCTCGGTGGGATCCGACGTGGAGCGCGTCGCCGAGCGGCTCCGCGATGCGAACGATCCGATCGATCTGCTCGTGAACAACGCCGGCTTCGGGCTTCCGCTGCACTTCGCCGACAACGACATCGACGACGAGATCCGCCATCTGCGCGTCCACGTCGAGGCGCCCATGCGGCTGATGCACGCGGCTCTGGAGAGCATGCGCGGCCGCGGTGGGCGGATCATCAACGTCGCATCGGTCGCCGGATTCATCTCGCGGTCCACCTACTCCGCCTGCAAGGCGTGGCTCATCGGCTTCAGTCGTTGGGCGAACGTCGAGTACTCCCGCGATCGGGTGAGCATCACCGCGCTGTGCCCCGGGTTCACCCACACGTCGTTCCACGAGCGCATGGGCCTGGCCGTCGGCGACGAGGGCGTGCCCGGATGGATGTGGCTCGACGCGAGCTCTGTCGTGCGAGAGAGTCTCCGAGATGCTGCGCGGGGGAAGGCGGTCTCGATCCCTTCGCTGCGATACACACTGATCGTCGC
The sequence above is drawn from the Candidatus Microbacterium colombiense genome and encodes:
- the dapB gene encoding 4-hydroxy-tetrahydrodipicolinate reductase, with the translated sequence MTTQVALVGGTGKLGTIIHSVIDELEGFEVSRVLTSRSDLSDLDGAGLVVDASTPQVSIDVVRTAVEHGLNVLVATSGWSAERIALVRPLVDAAGTGVVFIPNFSLGSVLGSALAAAAAPFFGSAEIIEAHRETKIDSPSGTAVRTAELIAAARVEQGPVSAPHADQRARGQQVGSVPIHSLRRPGVVAKQEVILSGPGESLTFTHDTIEPALAYAPGIRLAVPFAAQATGVVVGLENMIDIGIRA
- a CDS encoding dihydrofolate reductase, translating into MTWVGLVWAEAKGGVIGAEGGMPWHVPEDLAHFKEVTLGAPVVMGRKTWDSLPDRFRPLPGRDNIVVTRQQQWSAEGAHRAATVADAVRGQDRVWIIGGAEIFRQVIGDADRLEVTELELEVAGDAYAPPKTGWRLVDEGEWQTSRSGVRYRFLGYER
- a CDS encoding DUF4395 domain-containing protein, which encodes MTTPAGIDPRGPRFAATITTVLLLIATFLGLIGVSPVAATVSFGARLVDPGFLLTLLIALLFLWSVVSPGTAPWGALFRRAIRPRLAPPSELEDPRPPRFAQGVGLFVVTIGLILHLVGVPWALPIATAAAFIAAFLNAAIGLCLGCQLYLLLQRAGLLGRAASAA
- a CDS encoding aldo/keto reductase translates to MRLFSVGAGASEERASHEPAEHPSAPIPIVGPGIGESFRVPLGETGLDTFPLMLGAAEFGWNVDLETSHGILDRYVEFGGNAVHTADGFSGGRSEHIIGQWLRSRGLRERTLLSVRIGAHADNPGLGSVNLVRAVEGSLTRLGVERIDVLHLDATLDSTTNLEDTLATVEWLADAGKVGAVGAFGFAPERLVEARILASAGYPRIEVIDAPYNLIRRQPFEGDLRLVAGAQSLAVTPSHALEHGFLSGRHRRKALTSQGVRGEQLRGHLNRRGIKILRALDQVAEELSVPVAAVSIAWLLAQRTIAAPIVNTFATEHVDELMQGAGVTLSRAQLAELTRAGN
- a CDS encoding SDR family oxidoreductase, producing the protein MPTALITGASAGLGAEFAHQLARRRADLILVARSDDALQDLASSLRSEYGVAVDVLVADLSVGSDVERVAERLRDANDPIDLLVNNAGFGLPLHFADNDIDDEIRHLRVHVEAPMRLMHAALESMRGRGGRIINVASVAGFISRSTYSACKAWLIGFSRWANVEYSRDRVSITALCPGFTHTSFHERMGLAVGDEGVPGWMWLDASSVVRESLRDAARGKAVSIPSLRYTLIVALARVLPASLTSGVARRGRV
- a CDS encoding thymidylate synthase, yielding MSAAVPTPYEDLLRDVLESGTHKSDRTGTGTTSVFGRQIRFDLSQGFPLITTKRVHFKSIAYELLWFLRGESNVRWLQENGVSIWDEWADESGDLGPVYGVQWRSWPKPGGESIDQLSEVIEQIRRSPDSRRLIVSAWNPADIPDMALAPCHALFQFYVADGKLSCQLYQRSADMFLGVPFNIASYALLTMMIAQQVGLEPGDFVWTGGDCHVYDNHVEQVREQLSRDAYPYPTLRFARTPESIFDYRFDDFVVEEYQHHPAIRAAVAV
- a CDS encoding OsmC family peroxiredoxin; translated protein: MPVTSEATTTWTGSLAEGSGTVAFSSSKLGTFPINWKARSEGSDTTTTPEELIAAAHASCFSMALSHALSENGTPPERVDTSASVTFKPGVGITGSHLNVNAVVPGIAPEAFQEIANGAKTGCPVSQALAGIEITLEATLA
- a CDS encoding thioredoxin family protein — translated: MSPDVALVFAAALLVLTALAGVVLRRRDGRRRGGGELRFDARDAAPADLGSRATLVQFSTEMCTRCPQVRRMLGGYVAQEDGIAHVEVDLTHRPDLSARYRVLQTPTTFLVDRTGAVRARFHGVPQRHALTEALAAV
- a CDS encoding histidine phosphatase family protein — its product is MTHYIYLVRHGEHQDAEHGLADGPLSPRGQRQAELIADRLSGLPLDAVWHSPLLRANETARAIAGRIPSVVPEPTALLFDCVPTGMTEDTPAVFEPFFGSVTDAEIDAGRAQMFDAVNEFLVRKTGDVHEVLITHNFVISWFVREVLGAPEWRWMTLNQAHCGLTVIAQKQGRPWTLLNHNDTGHLPVELRTGIPDAMPV